One window of the Bradyrhizobium sp. NP1 genome contains the following:
- the asd gene encoding archaetidylserine decarboxylase (Phosphatidylserine decarboxylase is synthesized as a single chain precursor. Generation of the pyruvoyl active site from a Ser is coupled to cleavage of a Gly-Ser bond between the larger (beta) and smaller (alpha chains). It is an integral membrane protein.): MTVKGLIAAFTGQENINFLLTNRIPRAAVTRFMGWFSKVENPLARDVSIACWRLFSDLDLSEAKKTEFKSLHDCFTRELKPGLRPCDPDPAIVASPSDAIVGAHGAIRDGELYQIKGAPYSLIDLVGDRALVEKHSNGRFVTLRLTSSMYHRFHAPYDAHISRVSFIHGDVWNVNPIALKRIERLFCKNERAVIEMQLASGEALTLVPVAAILVASIRLHFLDRVLNAQSRGPAVFPCDVRVGKGEELGWFEHGSTIIVLAPEGFEFCDGLAEGARIRAGQPLLRKP, from the coding sequence ATGACAGTGAAGGGGCTGATCGCCGCTTTCACCGGGCAGGAGAACATCAATTTCCTGCTCACCAACCGGATTCCGCGCGCCGCGGTGACCCGTTTCATGGGCTGGTTCAGCAAGGTGGAAAACCCTCTGGCGAGGGATGTCTCGATCGCCTGCTGGCGGCTGTTCTCCGACCTCGATCTGTCGGAAGCGAAGAAAACCGAGTTCAAGAGCCTGCACGACTGCTTCACCCGCGAGCTGAAGCCGGGCTTGCGGCCCTGCGATCCCGATCCTGCCATCGTGGCGAGCCCGTCGGACGCCATCGTCGGCGCGCATGGCGCGATCCGCGACGGCGAGCTGTACCAGATCAAGGGCGCGCCCTATTCGCTGATCGACCTCGTCGGCGATCGCGCCCTGGTCGAGAAGCACAGCAACGGCCGCTTCGTCACGCTGCGGCTGACCTCGAGCATGTATCACCGTTTCCACGCGCCTTATGACGCGCATATCAGCCGGGTCAGCTTCATCCATGGCGACGTCTGGAACGTCAATCCGATCGCGCTGAAGCGGATCGAGCGGCTGTTCTGCAAGAACGAGCGCGCGGTGATCGAGATGCAGCTCGCAAGCGGCGAGGCGCTCACCCTGGTGCCGGTCGCCGCGATTCTCGTCGCCAGCATCCGCCTGCACTTCCTCGACCGCGTGCTCAACGCGCAGAGCAGGGGACCGGCAGTTTTTCCCTGCGACGTGCGCGTCGGCAAGGGCGAGGAGCTCGGCTGGTTCGAGCACGGCTCGACCATCATCGTGCTTGCGCCGGAGGGCTTCGAATTCTGCGATGGCCTCGCCGAGGGCGCGCGGATCCGCGCCGGCCAGCCGCTGCTGCGCAAACCGTAA
- a CDS encoding glycosyltransferase family 1 protein, with amino-acid sequence MRILIATDAWHPQVNGVVRTLTSLAAAAPALGAEIAFLTPDGFPSMPVPTYPSLRIALPNRREVEKRIERAAPDAIHIATEGPVGWWTRAYCRRRNLAFTTSYTTRFPEYVSVRTGIPGAVGYAVMRHFHAPSSTVMVATASLRQELAARGFRKLGFWTRGVDTRLFNPQAPATLDLPRPIFMTMGRVAIEKNIEAFLALDLPGTKVVVGDGPQKAALEAKYPDVKFLGEKKGADLAAHLAAADVFVFPSLTDTFGVVQLEALACGTPVAAFPVTGPLDVIADHPIGALDQDLRGACLRALTMSREACRNFALERSWENSARQFIGNLAPLAPSRALEPTRRLAGQGVMQG; translated from the coding sequence ATGCGGATATTAATCGCGACCGATGCCTGGCACCCGCAGGTCAACGGCGTTGTTCGAACGTTAACCTCGCTGGCAGCGGCGGCTCCTGCGCTCGGCGCCGAGATCGCGTTTCTCACGCCGGACGGCTTTCCCTCGATGCCGGTGCCGACCTATCCGAGCCTGCGCATCGCGCTGCCGAACCGGCGCGAGGTCGAGAAGCGGATCGAGCGGGCCGCGCCCGACGCGATCCACATCGCGACCGAAGGCCCGGTCGGCTGGTGGACGCGCGCCTACTGCCGCCGCCGCAACCTCGCCTTCACCACCTCCTATACCACGCGCTTTCCGGAATATGTCTCGGTGCGAACCGGCATTCCGGGTGCCGTCGGCTACGCCGTGATGCGCCATTTCCACGCGCCGTCCTCCACCGTCATGGTGGCGACGGCCTCGCTGCGGCAGGAGCTTGCCGCGCGCGGCTTCAGGAAGCTCGGCTTCTGGACCCGCGGCGTCGACACCAGGCTGTTCAATCCGCAAGCGCCGGCAACGCTCGATCTGCCGCGGCCGATCTTCATGACCATGGGGCGCGTGGCGATCGAGAAGAACATCGAGGCGTTCCTTGCGCTGGACCTGCCCGGCACCAAGGTCGTGGTCGGCGACGGGCCGCAGAAGGCCGCGCTGGAAGCGAAATATCCCGACGTGAAATTCCTCGGCGAGAAGAAGGGCGCCGACCTCGCAGCCCATCTCGCCGCCGCCGACGTCTTCGTATTCCCGAGCCTCACCGACACCTTCGGCGTGGTGCAGCTCGAGGCGCTCGCCTGCGGCACGCCGGTTGCTGCCTTTCCGGTCACCGGCCCGCTCGACGTCATCGCGGATCATCCGATCGGCGCGCTGGATCAGGATCTGCGCGGCGCGTGTCTGCGCGCCCTCACAATGTCGCGCGAGGCCTGCCGGAATTTCGCGCTGGAGCGCTCCTGGGAGAACAGCGCGCGGCAGTTCATCGGCAATCTCGCGCCCTTGGCGCCGAGCCGCGCGCTGGAGCCGACGCGCCGCCTGGCCGGTCAAGGCGTGATGCAAGGGTAG
- a CDS encoding NUDIX hydrolase, translated as MARVPVLAAGGIVLRREKTPRIAVVRLRKRNEWVLPKGKLDDGETPRAAATREAREETGHAVSVHEFLGTLVYETAGGSKVVHYWRMEADDEPAYPLMPDVRAVEWLPLAEALQRLSRAHERVFLENVGPIALQAATLADGGRRSKAKASEKPVTTERRRPRRVAPAPEVSVPVAVPSAPELAPDMAGTVVAPAETVAVEGLPASGETAEAPVFAPVVAPAPVEAELEPPSRGLLQRFRNWLRREA; from the coding sequence ATGGCGCGGGTGCCGGTTCTGGCGGCGGGAGGCATTGTGCTGCGGCGTGAGAAGACGCCGCGGATCGCGGTGGTGCGCCTGCGCAAGCGCAATGAATGGGTGCTGCCAAAGGGCAAGCTCGACGATGGCGAGACGCCACGGGCGGCTGCGACGCGCGAGGCGAGGGAGGAGACCGGGCACGCGGTCTCGGTGCACGAATTCCTGGGCACGCTGGTCTATGAGACGGCCGGAGGCTCCAAGGTCGTGCACTATTGGCGGATGGAAGCGGATGACGAGCCGGCCTACCCGTTGATGCCCGACGTGCGCGCGGTGGAATGGCTGCCGCTCGCCGAAGCGCTGCAACGGCTGTCGCGCGCCCATGAGCGCGTCTTTCTGGAAAATGTGGGGCCGATCGCGCTGCAGGCGGCGACGCTCGCGGATGGCGGCCGGCGCAGCAAGGCCAAGGCAAGTGAGAAGCCTGTAACGACCGAGCGGCGTCGCCCGCGCCGCGTTGCGCCCGCGCCGGAAGTCAGCGTGCCCGTGGCTGTGCCATCAGCGCCGGAGCTTGCGCCTGACATGGCCGGGACCGTCGTGGCCCCAGCCGAGACCGTTGCGGTCGAAGGGCTGCCCGCCTCGGGCGAAACCGCTGAAGCACCGGTGTTCGCGCCGGTCGTCGCCCCGGCTCCGGTCGAAGCTGAGCTTGAGCCTCCAAGCCGCGGCCTGCTGCAGCGTTTTCGCAACTGGCTGCGCCGCGAGGCGTGA
- a CDS encoding methylated-DNA--[protein]-cysteine S-methyltransferase yields MNLMTHAEPSADLATTTAADVLFYATGGCAFGTVLIARSIKGICAILLGDDARALEDDLAKGFPHSTLVPHEVMVRDDLAKVARYADKPSEGLDLRLDMRGTPIQRRVWNALRSIPPGKTKSYMQVARLINGAYPQLTARIVANACAANPLALVIPCHRVIREDGELAGYRWGLERKRELLEKEAGA; encoded by the coding sequence ATGAATCTCATGACACACGCTGAGCCCTCGGCCGACCTGGCCACCACCACCGCCGCCGACGTTCTTTTCTATGCGACCGGCGGCTGCGCGTTCGGCACGGTTCTGATCGCGCGCAGCATCAAGGGTATTTGTGCCATCCTGCTCGGTGATGACGCTCGCGCACTGGAAGATGATCTTGCGAAAGGCTTCCCGCACTCCACGCTCGTTCCGCACGAGGTGATGGTTCGCGACGACCTGGCGAAGGTGGCACGCTACGCCGACAAGCCCTCCGAGGGACTCGATCTCAGGCTCGATATGCGCGGTACACCGATCCAGCGTCGCGTATGGAACGCGCTTCGTTCGATCCCGCCCGGCAAGACCAAGAGCTACATGCAGGTGGCTCGCCTGATCAACGGCGCCTATCCGCAGCTGACGGCTCGCATCGTGGCGAATGCCTGCGCTGCCAACCCGCTCGCGCTCGTCATTCCCTGTCATCGCGTTATTCGCGAGGACGGCGAACTCGCCGGCTATCGCTGGGGCCTCGAACGCAAGCGCGAATTGCTCGAAAAGGAAGCCGGCGCATGA
- a CDS encoding FecR domain-containing protein has product MAGEAPASETLVAPVQLAQSQPASPPTPQPGAPAANPAPDANTAAPAQNASAEPIGNVAAITGVATVIRNKDSVALKLKDDIYLNDTVQTAASSSLGITFNDATTFNMKANARITIDNYVYEDGGKNNAGVFDIARGTVAFVAAAVAKTGDMSINTPTATLGIRGTTGLVEVPENAAAGSANNVNIKLYPDQDGRVGHIDINDRQGARLGSLTQAASGFAIRPGAGGARFAAVPLAISPQQAQRDQGFVRQVHATQGVGRQIVTEQRAFRRANPGLNRGNQPGRPGGQQPNNAPGQNRPGQPGQQQPGQQRQNGTPGQQKGQPGTPNRQGQQQQRPGSPQQGTTPAQGGTPQRTGQQPGTPAQPGNGARANQPTPSNGAAPPPLPRPNQNAQPGAPARPGVQPRPPAPPQNAQRPGLQNRPVLPRRPPPKGKKERR; this is encoded by the coding sequence ATTGCGGGTGAAGCCCCCGCGAGCGAGACGCTCGTCGCACCGGTGCAGCTTGCGCAAAGCCAGCCCGCATCACCGCCGACGCCGCAGCCGGGCGCGCCCGCCGCAAATCCCGCACCCGACGCGAACACCGCCGCGCCCGCACAAAACGCATCCGCCGAGCCGATCGGCAATGTCGCCGCCATCACCGGCGTAGCCACCGTGATCCGCAACAAGGATTCGGTCGCGCTGAAGCTCAAGGACGACATCTATCTCAACGACACGGTGCAGACCGCGGCGAGCTCCTCGCTCGGCATCACCTTCAACGATGCCACCACCTTCAACATGAAGGCCAACGCCAGGATCACCATCGACAATTACGTCTATGAGGACGGCGGAAAGAACAACGCCGGCGTATTCGACATCGCGCGCGGCACGGTCGCCTTCGTCGCCGCCGCGGTCGCCAAGACCGGCGACATGTCGATCAACACGCCGACCGCGACGCTTGGCATCCGCGGCACCACCGGGCTCGTCGAGGTGCCGGAGAACGCGGCCGCAGGCAGCGCCAACAACGTCAACATCAAGCTCTATCCGGACCAGGACGGCCGCGTCGGTCATATCGACATCAACGACCGCCAGGGCGCGCGGCTCGGCTCGCTCACGCAGGCCGCGAGCGGCTTTGCGATCCGGCCCGGTGCAGGCGGGGCGCGCTTTGCCGCGGTGCCGCTCGCGATCTCGCCGCAGCAGGCGCAGCGCGACCAGGGCTTCGTGCGCCAGGTCCATGCAACGCAAGGCGTCGGGCGGCAGATCGTCACCGAGCAGCGCGCCTTCCGCCGCGCCAACCCCGGCCTCAATCGCGGCAACCAGCCCGGGCGTCCGGGCGGGCAACAGCCCAACAACGCGCCCGGCCAGAACCGTCCCGGCCAGCCCGGTCAGCAGCAGCCCGGCCAGCAGCGGCAGAACGGCACGCCCGGTCAGCAGAAGGGCCAGCCCGGCACGCCGAACCGGCAGGGTCAGCAGCAACAACGGCCGGGCTCGCCGCAACAGGGCACGACGCCGGCACAGGGCGGCACGCCGCAGCGGACCGGCCAGCAGCCCGGCACGCCCGCACAGCCGGGCAACGGAGCGCGGGCGAACCAGCCGACGCCATCAAACGGAGCGGCACCGCCTCCGCTGCCGCGGCCGAACCAGAACGCACAACCTGGCGCGCCCGCGCGGCCCGGCGTGCAGCCGCGCCCGCCTGCCCCGCCGCAAAACGCGCAGCGGCCCGGCCTGCAGAATCGTCCCGTGCTGCCGCGCCGGCCGCCGCCGAAAGGAAAGAAGGAGCGCCGCTAG
- a CDS encoding DUF4403 family protein, producing MRLPLKVGPKTILLAAVVVAISFFVSLKAMDWLSPRARTPAPAVADLPPLPPASRNSIVVAPVAIPLSVIREQAERAAPRNFAGKADNPVSQILQDADIGWTATRGPILASGGQDVLSLTTPLTGKLNVTGTLSAKATGAVGDAIGGLLGGNVAKQIGGLNIKQLNANAEIRGSVVITSRPKLAAAWHLEPNLGAQVTLGDTSLTVAGARVNVPAQVKPLIDKTVGEQLNVVGDRIRADQTLLRNARQQWTKACRSIPLQGAGADASLPALWLELKPVRAIAAQPNVDAKAVTLMLGIEAETRITPSETKPSCPFPDKISIIPPTPGGVSIGVPIDLPFSDLNKILASQLAGRTFPEDGSGSVDVTVKRATIAPAGDRLLISLDVRAKEKTSFFGLGAEATIHIVGRPMLDQAQQTLRLADIQLAVESEAAFGLLGAAARAVVPHLQKALADKATIDLKPFASNAQKKIAAAIADFQKNDDGIRVDANIDSLQLADIAYDAKTLRVVALAEGSINVYVTALPGP from the coding sequence ATGCGACTGCCGCTGAAGGTCGGGCCGAAGACCATCCTGCTTGCCGCAGTCGTCGTGGCGATTTCCTTTTTCGTCAGCCTGAAAGCCATGGACTGGCTGTCGCCGCGCGCCAGGACGCCGGCGCCGGCGGTCGCCGACCTGCCGCCGCTGCCGCCGGCAAGCCGCAACTCGATCGTGGTTGCGCCGGTTGCGATCCCGCTGTCGGTGATCCGCGAGCAGGCCGAGCGAGCGGCGCCGCGCAACTTCGCCGGCAAGGCCGACAACCCGGTCTCCCAGATCCTGCAGGACGCCGATATCGGCTGGACCGCCACGCGCGGCCCGATCCTCGCGAGCGGCGGCCAGGACGTGCTGTCGCTGACCACGCCGCTGACCGGAAAGCTCAACGTCACCGGCACGCTGTCGGCCAAGGCGACCGGCGCGGTGGGCGACGCGATCGGCGGGCTGCTCGGCGGCAACGTCGCCAAGCAGATCGGCGGCCTCAACATCAAGCAGCTCAACGCCAATGCCGAGATCCGCGGCTCGGTCGTCATCACCTCGCGGCCGAAGCTTGCCGCCGCCTGGCACCTGGAGCCGAACCTGGGCGCACAGGTGACGCTCGGCGACACCAGCCTCACGGTCGCGGGCGCGCGCGTCAACGTGCCGGCGCAGGTCAAGCCACTGATCGACAAGACCGTCGGCGAGCAGCTCAATGTGGTGGGCGACCGCATCCGCGCCGACCAGACGCTGTTGCGCAACGCGCGCCAGCAATGGACCAAGGCGTGCCGCTCGATCCCGCTGCAGGGCGCCGGCGCCGACGCCTCGCTGCCGGCGCTGTGGCTCGAGCTGAAGCCGGTGCGCGCGATCGCGGCGCAGCCCAACGTCGATGCCAAGGCCGTGACGCTGATGCTCGGCATCGAGGCGGAGACCCGCATCACGCCGAGCGAGACCAAGCCGAGCTGCCCGTTCCCGGACAAGATCTCGATCATCCCACCGACCCCCGGCGGCGTCAGCATTGGCGTGCCGATCGACCTGCCCTTTTCCGACCTGAACAAGATCCTGGCGAGCCAGCTGGCCGGGCGAACCTTTCCGGAAGACGGTTCCGGCTCGGTCGACGTCACCGTCAAGCGCGCCACCATCGCTCCTGCCGGCGACCGCCTCCTGATCTCGCTCGACGTCAGGGCGAAGGAGAAGACGAGCTTCTTCGGGTTGGGAGCCGAAGCCACCATCCACATCGTCGGCCGGCCGATGCTCGACCAGGCACAGCAGACGCTGCGGCTCGCCGACATTCAGCTCGCGGTGGAATCGGAGGCCGCCTTCGGCCTTTTGGGCGCGGCGGCGCGCGCGGTGGTGCCGCATCTGCAGAAGGCGCTGGCGGACAAGGCGACCATCGACCTGAAGCCGTTCGCGAGCAACGCCCAGAAGAAGATCGCGGCGGCGATCGCCGATTTCCAGAAGAACGATGACGGCATCCGGGTCGACGCCAATATCGACAGCCTGCAGCTTGCCGACATCGCCTATGACGCCAAGACGCTGCGCGTGGTCGCGCTCGCCGAGGGCTCGATCAACGTCTACGTCACGGCGCTGCCGGGGCCTTAG
- a CDS encoding methyltransferase domain-containing protein, whose product MSETMKLDDASRLDFDRATVEQAYDRWAPVYDLVFGGVFRKGRREAILATNKIGGRVLEVGVGTGISLPQYAPNLRIFGTDISEAMLDKARRRVTELRLKNVEGLAVMDAEKLEFPDNSFDVVMAQYVVTAVPNPEAALDEFARVLRPGGEMIILSRVSADAGMRRFIEQRLQPVVRPLGFRTAEFAWSRFTSWAVGVPGIELVERRLVPPLGHFSLIRFRKTGKAAAA is encoded by the coding sequence ATGTCTGAAACGATGAAACTCGACGACGCAAGCCGGTTGGACTTCGACCGCGCGACGGTCGAACAGGCCTATGATCGCTGGGCGCCGGTCTATGATCTGGTGTTCGGCGGTGTGTTCCGCAAAGGCCGTCGCGAGGCGATCCTTGCCACCAACAAGATCGGTGGCCGCGTGCTCGAGGTCGGCGTCGGCACCGGCATCTCGTTGCCGCAATACGCGCCGAACCTTCGCATCTTCGGCACCGACATTTCCGAAGCGATGCTGGACAAGGCCAGGCGCCGCGTCACCGAGCTGCGCCTGAAGAATGTCGAGGGACTCGCGGTGATGGATGCCGAGAAGCTGGAATTCCCCGACAATTCCTTCGACGTCGTGATGGCGCAATATGTCGTCACCGCGGTGCCGAATCCGGAAGCCGCGCTCGACGAGTTCGCCCGCGTGCTGCGGCCCGGCGGCGAGATGATCATCCTGAGCCGGGTCTCCGCCGATGCCGGCATGCGCCGCTTCATCGAGCAGCGGCTGCAGCCGGTGGTGCGTCCGCTCGGCTTCCGCACCGCCGAATTCGCCTGGTCGCGCTTCACCAGCTGGGCCGTCGGCGTGCCCGGCATAGAGCTGGTCGAGCGCCGCCTGGTGCCGCCGCTCGGGCATTTCTCCCTGATCCGCTTCCGCAAGACCGGCAAGGCGGCGGCCGCGTAA
- a CDS encoding DUF2147 domain-containing protein — protein MRKLTLIAAMLMASTAAHAGNAVSIEIDGHKIRIEAPRHCDAISCLKISGINLNGIKFGNSSKDDDDDASLPPPQAATVPAPVPQASAPVVTAAPPVPTPNPAIASPAPIPAPVTSTVAPPPAPAMAPVPPAPAPVAAAPAPAPAPTTPLGVWATEENKGNVRIESCGANLCGYAEKTGERILINMRPQENKWVGRIHDPDGGSNYDSTIAMKGPNLLKVQGCAFGGMFCGGQTWKRVS, from the coding sequence ATGAGGAAGCTCACCCTGATCGCCGCGATGCTGATGGCAAGCACCGCCGCCCACGCCGGCAACGCGGTTTCCATCGAGATCGACGGCCACAAGATCCGGATCGAGGCGCCACGCCATTGCGACGCGATCTCCTGCCTGAAGATTTCCGGCATCAACCTGAACGGGATCAAGTTCGGCAACAGCAGCAAGGATGACGACGACGATGCGAGCCTCCCGCCGCCGCAAGCCGCGACGGTGCCCGCTCCTGTGCCGCAAGCGTCGGCCCCCGTGGTGACGGCGGCTCCGCCGGTGCCGACACCGAACCCGGCAATCGCCTCGCCCGCGCCAATCCCCGCGCCTGTCACGAGCACCGTCGCGCCGCCGCCCGCGCCTGCCATGGCGCCCGTGCCCCCGGCGCCCGCACCCGTCGCCGCCGCGCCGGCGCCGGCCCCCGCACCGACCACGCCGCTCGGCGTGTGGGCGACCGAGGAGAACAAGGGCAATGTCCGCATCGAATCCTGCGGCGCCAATCTCTGCGGCTATGCCGAGAAGACCGGCGAGAGGATCCTGATCAACATGCGCCCGCAGGAGAACAAGTGGGTCGGCCGTATTCACGATCCCGATGGCGGCAGCAACTACGACTCCACGATCGCGATGAAGGGACCGAACCTGCTCAAGGTCCAGGGCTGCGCCTTCGGCGGCATGTTCTGCGGCGGACAAACCTGGAAGCGCGTGAGCTGA
- a CDS encoding L,D-transpeptidase has translation MLNRQAFRFRRAVVFGAFALTAFALPGAAAASQLFPFILTPPVQAAPPVQAAPSEDEVAPFELPARLKRQVVNYATREAPGTVIIDTPNTYLYYVLGGGQALRYGIGVGRDGFTWSGTQTITKKAEWPDWTPPSEMIARQPYLPRHMAGGPGNPLGARAMYLGGTVYRIHGTNAPETIGTHVSSGCLRLTNDDVIDLYSRVNIGTKVIVLPMTERRADLGRTLR, from the coding sequence ATGCTCAACCGGCAAGCCTTCCGCTTTCGCCGCGCCGTCGTCTTCGGCGCGTTCGCCCTCACCGCTTTTGCGCTTCCGGGCGCAGCCGCTGCCTCGCAGCTTTTTCCCTTCATCCTGACACCCCCGGTGCAGGCCGCACCGCCGGTGCAGGCCGCACCTTCCGAAGACGAGGTCGCGCCGTTCGAACTGCCGGCACGGCTGAAGCGCCAGGTCGTCAACTACGCCACGCGCGAAGCGCCGGGCACAGTGATCATCGATACGCCCAACACCTATCTTTACTACGTGCTCGGGGGCGGCCAGGCGCTTCGCTATGGCATCGGCGTCGGCCGCGACGGTTTCACCTGGTCGGGCACGCAGACCATCACGAAGAAGGCGGAGTGGCCGGACTGGACGCCGCCGTCCGAAATGATCGCGCGCCAGCCCTATCTGCCGCGCCACATGGCCGGCGGCCCCGGCAATCCGCTCGGTGCCCGCGCCATGTATCTCGGCGGCACCGTCTACCGCATCCACGGCACCAACGCGCCGGAAACCATCGGCACGCATGTGTCCTCGGGCTGCCTGCGCCTGACCAACGACGACGTGATCGATCTCTATTCGCGCGTCAACATCGGCACCAAGGTGATCGTGCTGCCGATGACCGAGCGCCGCGCCGACCTCGGCAGGACCCTGCGGTAA
- a CDS encoding aminotransferase class III-fold pyridoxal phosphate-dependent enzyme — protein sequence MDSPLPILALSTAAVAGAAAVFPKVKARLALSRAKHRSLTGHSKMSKLVARMVPFYDFDIGQFFRADDAPTDIATRRQDGFFRLARLCSERYPKGRQMTAEAAEVISDLNFTESYRVPFQFSRLVRENLSAGAFMESSAGVTVTDVDGNVFYDLTGSYGVNIFGNDFYKECIESAEMRAHALGPVLGPYHPVILDNVERLRAISGLDEVSFHMSGTEAVMQAVRLARYHTRRTHLVRFAGSYHGWWGDVQPGVGNPVSPHETYTLADMSERTLHVLRTRRDIACVLVNPLQGLHPNSNAPGDSALVDSSRGGRFDRAAYTAWLTKLREVCSERGIVLIFDEVFVGFRLAAGGAQEYFGVKADMVTYGKSLAGGLPVGVVCGRKELMRRFRDDRPADVCFARGTFNSHPYVMTAMDEFLSRLASPNFRAVYNGLDELWNGRARALNDRLAAAEVPVRVANLSSIWTVQYTTPSRYNWMLQYYLRAEGLALSWVGTGRLIFSLNYTDADFAEVCDRFVAACGKMKQDGFWWHDAALTNKAIRRRILREMVGRRLGR from the coding sequence ATGGATTCGCCCCTTCCGATTCTCGCCCTGTCCACCGCCGCGGTTGCCGGCGCAGCGGCAGTCTTCCCGAAGGTCAAGGCCCGCCTGGCGCTCTCGCGCGCCAAGCACCGCTCCCTGACCGGTCATTCCAAGATGTCCAAGCTCGTGGCGCGGATGGTGCCGTTCTACGATTTCGACATCGGCCAGTTCTTCCGCGCCGACGACGCGCCGACCGACATCGCCACCAGGCGCCAGGACGGCTTCTTCCGCCTGGCGCGGCTCTGCAGCGAACGCTACCCCAAGGGCCGGCAGATGACGGCCGAAGCTGCCGAGGTGATCTCCGATCTCAACTTCACCGAGAGCTACCGGGTGCCGTTCCAGTTCAGCCGCCTGGTGCGCGAGAACCTCTCGGCCGGCGCGTTCATGGAGTCGTCGGCCGGCGTCACCGTCACCGACGTCGACGGCAATGTGTTCTACGACCTGACCGGCTCGTACGGCGTCAACATCTTCGGCAACGACTTCTATAAAGAGTGCATCGAGAGCGCCGAGATGCGCGCGCATGCGCTCGGCCCCGTGCTCGGGCCGTATCATCCCGTCATCCTCGACAACGTGGAGCGGCTGCGCGCTATCTCCGGCCTCGACGAGGTCTCCTTCCACATGTCGGGCACCGAAGCCGTCATGCAGGCGGTGCGGCTCGCGCGCTATCACACCCGCCGCACGCATCTCGTGCGCTTCGCCGGCAGCTATCACGGCTGGTGGGGCGACGTGCAGCCGGGCGTCGGCAATCCGGTCTCGCCGCACGAGACCTATACACTGGCCGACATGTCCGAGCGCACGCTGCATGTGCTGCGCACGCGGCGCGACATCGCCTGCGTGCTGGTCAACCCGTTGCAGGGCCTGCACCCGAATTCCAACGCGCCTGGCGATTCCGCGCTGGTCGATTCCTCGCGCGGCGGCCGCTTCGACCGCGCGGCCTACACCGCCTGGCTGACGAAGCTGCGCGAGGTCTGCAGCGAGCGCGGCATCGTCCTGATCTTCGACGAGGTGTTCGTCGGCTTCCGGCTTGCCGCCGGCGGCGCGCAGGAATATTTCGGCGTCAAGGCCGACATGGTGACCTATGGCAAGAGCCTGGCCGGCGGCCTGCCGGTCGGCGTGGTCTGCGGACGCAAGGAGCTGATGCGCCGCTTCCGCGACGACCGCCCCGCCGACGTCTGCTTTGCGCGCGGCACTTTCAACTCCCACCCTTACGTCATGACGGCGATGGACGAGTTCCTCAGCCGGCTCGCGAGCCCGAACTTCCGCGCCGTCTATAACGGCCTCGACGAGCTCTGGAACGGACGCGCCAGGGCCCTCAACGATCGTCTCGCCGCGGCCGAGGTGCCGGTGCGCGTCGCCAACCTGTCGTCGATCTGGACGGTGCAGTACACGACGCCGTCGCGCTACAACTGGATGCTGCAATATTACCTGCGCGCGGAAGGCCTCGCGCTGAGCTGGGTCGGCACCGGACGGCTGATCTTCAGCCTGAACTATACCGATGCGGATTTTGCCGAGGTCTGTGACCGCTTCGTCGCGGCCTGCGGGAAGATGAAGCAGGACGGCTTCTGGTGGCATGACGCCGCGCTGACCAACAAGGCCATCCGCCGCAGGATCCTGCGCGAGATGGTCGGCAGGAGACTGGGGCGCTAG